In Poecilia reticulata strain Guanapo linkage group LG1, Guppy_female_1.0+MT, whole genome shotgun sequence, one genomic interval encodes:
- the LOC103471615 gene encoding serum response factor-like isoform X3, producing the protein MASGLRRAGRLTAVMATRTGAGNGSVALSSAGSEPTARRDTDGEPFEDLEFSTEVVYSGSDQDSESGDDEDAVGSGGGRRGVKRERSEDGQSGRSSGGPNRAYSDGNPALSGAKPGKKTRGRVKIKMEFIDNKLRRYTTFSKRKTGIMKKAYELSTLTGTQVLLLVASETGHVYTFATRKLQPMITSESGKALIQTCLNSPDSPPRADPSGNQRMSATGFEETDLTYQVAEADATAEGAKDPVKPAFAPPSSSSSGPLQSGAPSWQPPASSSNGAVLKAPAGVVLPGGLTLMSGAGVSIQVQPSSQQTSNHSGSDACSPAPSTAGLSXVSSSSSSSSTAGHMMYPGGPTVMYATPSPSLLNAFPPGHAPPHDPGAVQQVFLTSLPPVPAQIPVSAVQLHPMVIGAPGGGLAELQVVSLDVHQPKDN; encoded by the exons ATGGCTTCAGGACTACGGAGGGCAGGAAGGCTGACCGCCGTGATGGCGACCAGAACCGGGGCAGGTAACGGCAGTGTTGCGCTGAGCTCCGCGGGATCCGAACCGACCGCTAGACGGGACACGGACGGCGAACCTTTCGAGGACCTGGAGTTCAGCACCGAGGTGGTTTACAGCGGCTCGGATCAGGACTCGGAGTCCGGGGACGATGAGGACGCCGTGGGTTCCGGCGGGGGTCGGAGGGGCGTGAAGCGGGAGCGGAGCGAGGACGGTCAATCTGGCCGGTCCTCCGGGGGCCCGAACCGGGCTTACAGCGACGGAAACCCCGCGCTGTCTGGAGCCAAACCCGGGAAGAAGACCCGAGGCCGGGTCAAGATCAAGATGGAGTTCATCGACAACAAGCTGCGGCGGTACACGACGTTCAGCAAGAGGAAGACCGGCATCATGAAGAAG GCCTATGAACTGTCCACCCTGACTGGGAcccaggttctgctgctggtggcCAGTGAGACGGGTCACGTTTACACGTTCGCCACCAGGAAGCTGCAGCCCATGATCACCTCGGAGTCCGGCAAGGCGCTGATCCAGACCTGCCTCAACTCGCCCGACTCGCCGCCGCGCGCCGACCCGTCCGGCAACCAGCGCATGAGCGCCACCGGCTTCGAGGAGACCGACCTGACCTACCAGGTGGCCGAGGCGGACGCCACCGCCGAGGGCGCCAAG GATCCGGTGAAGCCGGCCTTCGCCccaccttcctcctcttcctccggcCCCCTGCAGAGCGGCGCCCCCTCCTGGCAGCCTCCGGCCTCCTCCAGCAACGGCGCGGTGCTGAAGGCTCCTGCAGGTGTGGTTCTCCCTGGAGGACTCACCTTGATGTCAG GAGCCGGAGTCTCCATTCAGGTTCAGCCCAGCAGTCAGCAAACGTCCAATCACAGCGGCTCTGACGCATGCAGCCCCGCCCCCTCCACAG CCGGTCTCTCTGWggtctcttcctcctcctcctcttcctccacggCGGGTCACATGATGTACCCCGGCGGTCCCACGGTGATGTACGCCACCCCAAGCCCCTCTCTGCTCAACGCCTTCCCCCCCGGCCATGCCCCGCCCCACGACCCAG GTGCGGTCCAGCAGGTCTTCCTCACATCTCTTCCTCCGGTTCCTGCTCAGATCCCGGTTTCTGCTGTGCAGCTGCACccg ATGGTGATCGGCGCACCCGGCGGCGGCCTGGCGGAGCTGCAGGTGGTCAGTCTGGACGTTCACCAGCCCAAGGACAATTGA
- the LOC103471615 gene encoding serum response factor-like isoform X1: protein MASGLRRAGRLTAVMATRTGAGNGSVALSSAGSEPTARRDTDGEPFEDLEFSTEVVYSGSDQDSESGDDEDAVGSGGGRRGVKRERSEDGQSGRSSGGPNRAYSDGNPALSGAKPGKKTRGRVKIKMEFIDNKLRRYTTFSKRKTGIMKKAYELSTLTGTQVLLLVASETGHVYTFATRKLQPMITSESGKALIQTCLNSPDSPPRADPSGNQRMSATGFEETDLTYQVAEADATAEGAKDPVKPAFAPPSSSSSGPLQSGAPSWQPPASSSNGAVLKAPAGVVLPGGLTLMSGAPLPPGSHTIPLSQLQGPAPSATLQAPPTQPATLLRLPATVSLTGAGVSIQVQPSSQQTSNHSGSDACSPAPSTAGLSXVSSSSSSSSTAGHMMYPGGPTVMYATPSPSLLNAFPPGHAPPHDPGAVQQVFLTSLPPVPAQIPVSAVQLHPMVIGAPGGGLAELQVVSLDVHQPKDN from the exons ATGGCTTCAGGACTACGGAGGGCAGGAAGGCTGACCGCCGTGATGGCGACCAGAACCGGGGCAGGTAACGGCAGTGTTGCGCTGAGCTCCGCGGGATCCGAACCGACCGCTAGACGGGACACGGACGGCGAACCTTTCGAGGACCTGGAGTTCAGCACCGAGGTGGTTTACAGCGGCTCGGATCAGGACTCGGAGTCCGGGGACGATGAGGACGCCGTGGGTTCCGGCGGGGGTCGGAGGGGCGTGAAGCGGGAGCGGAGCGAGGACGGTCAATCTGGCCGGTCCTCCGGGGGCCCGAACCGGGCTTACAGCGACGGAAACCCCGCGCTGTCTGGAGCCAAACCCGGGAAGAAGACCCGAGGCCGGGTCAAGATCAAGATGGAGTTCATCGACAACAAGCTGCGGCGGTACACGACGTTCAGCAAGAGGAAGACCGGCATCATGAAGAAG GCCTATGAACTGTCCACCCTGACTGGGAcccaggttctgctgctggtggcCAGTGAGACGGGTCACGTTTACACGTTCGCCACCAGGAAGCTGCAGCCCATGATCACCTCGGAGTCCGGCAAGGCGCTGATCCAGACCTGCCTCAACTCGCCCGACTCGCCGCCGCGCGCCGACCCGTCCGGCAACCAGCGCATGAGCGCCACCGGCTTCGAGGAGACCGACCTGACCTACCAGGTGGCCGAGGCGGACGCCACCGCCGAGGGCGCCAAG GATCCGGTGAAGCCGGCCTTCGCCccaccttcctcctcttcctccggcCCCCTGCAGAGCGGCGCCCCCTCCTGGCAGCCTCCGGCCTCCTCCAGCAACGGCGCGGTGCTGAAGGCTCCTGCAGGTGTGGTTCTCCCTGGAGGACTCACCTTGATGTCAG GTGCCCCGCTGCCCCCCGGCTCCCACACCATCCCCCTCAGCCAGCTGCAGGGCCCCGCCCCCTCCGCCACGCTTCAGGCTCCGCCCACTCAGCCGGCCACGCTGCTCCGCCTCCCCGCTACCGTTTCTCTGACAG GAGCCGGAGTCTCCATTCAGGTTCAGCCCAGCAGTCAGCAAACGTCCAATCACAGCGGCTCTGACGCATGCAGCCCCGCCCCCTCCACAG CCGGTCTCTCTGWggtctcttcctcctcctcctcttcctccacggCGGGTCACATGATGTACCCCGGCGGTCCCACGGTGATGTACGCCACCCCAAGCCCCTCTCTGCTCAACGCCTTCCCCCCCGGCCATGCCCCGCCCCACGACCCAG GTGCGGTCCAGCAGGTCTTCCTCACATCTCTTCCTCCGGTTCCTGCTCAGATCCCGGTTTCTGCTGTGCAGCTGCACccg ATGGTGATCGGCGCACCCGGCGGCGGCCTGGCGGAGCTGCAGGTGGTCAGTCTGGACGTTCACCAGCCCAAGGACAATTGA
- the LOC103471615 gene encoding serum response factor-like isoform X2, which produces MASGLRRAGRLTAVMATRTGAGNGSVALSSAGSEPTARRDTDGEPFEDLEFSTEVVYSGSDQDSESGDDEDAVGSGGGRRGVKRERSEDGQSGRSSGGPNRAYSDGNPALSGAKPGKKTRGRVKIKMEFIDNKLRRYTTFSKRKTGIMKKAYELSTLTGTQVLLLVASETGHVYTFATRKLQPMITSESGKALIQTCLNSPDSPPRADPSGNQRMSATGFEETDLTYQVAEADATAEGAKDPVKPAFAPPSSSSSGPLQSGAPSWQPPASSSNGAVLKAPAGVVLPGGLTLMSGAPLPPGSHTIPLSQLQGPAPSATLQAPPTQPATLLRLPATVSLTGAGVSIQVQPSSQQTSNHSGSDACSPAPSTAGLSXVSSSSSSSSTAGHMMYPGGPTVMYATPSPSLLNAFPPGHAPPHDPGAVQQVFLTSLPPVPAQIPVSAVQLHPNSACLSRW; this is translated from the exons ATGGCTTCAGGACTACGGAGGGCAGGAAGGCTGACCGCCGTGATGGCGACCAGAACCGGGGCAGGTAACGGCAGTGTTGCGCTGAGCTCCGCGGGATCCGAACCGACCGCTAGACGGGACACGGACGGCGAACCTTTCGAGGACCTGGAGTTCAGCACCGAGGTGGTTTACAGCGGCTCGGATCAGGACTCGGAGTCCGGGGACGATGAGGACGCCGTGGGTTCCGGCGGGGGTCGGAGGGGCGTGAAGCGGGAGCGGAGCGAGGACGGTCAATCTGGCCGGTCCTCCGGGGGCCCGAACCGGGCTTACAGCGACGGAAACCCCGCGCTGTCTGGAGCCAAACCCGGGAAGAAGACCCGAGGCCGGGTCAAGATCAAGATGGAGTTCATCGACAACAAGCTGCGGCGGTACACGACGTTCAGCAAGAGGAAGACCGGCATCATGAAGAAG GCCTATGAACTGTCCACCCTGACTGGGAcccaggttctgctgctggtggcCAGTGAGACGGGTCACGTTTACACGTTCGCCACCAGGAAGCTGCAGCCCATGATCACCTCGGAGTCCGGCAAGGCGCTGATCCAGACCTGCCTCAACTCGCCCGACTCGCCGCCGCGCGCCGACCCGTCCGGCAACCAGCGCATGAGCGCCACCGGCTTCGAGGAGACCGACCTGACCTACCAGGTGGCCGAGGCGGACGCCACCGCCGAGGGCGCCAAG GATCCGGTGAAGCCGGCCTTCGCCccaccttcctcctcttcctccggcCCCCTGCAGAGCGGCGCCCCCTCCTGGCAGCCTCCGGCCTCCTCCAGCAACGGCGCGGTGCTGAAGGCTCCTGCAGGTGTGGTTCTCCCTGGAGGACTCACCTTGATGTCAG GTGCCCCGCTGCCCCCCGGCTCCCACACCATCCCCCTCAGCCAGCTGCAGGGCCCCGCCCCCTCCGCCACGCTTCAGGCTCCGCCCACTCAGCCGGCCACGCTGCTCCGCCTCCCCGCTACCGTTTCTCTGACAG GAGCCGGAGTCTCCATTCAGGTTCAGCCCAGCAGTCAGCAAACGTCCAATCACAGCGGCTCTGACGCATGCAGCCCCGCCCCCTCCACAG CCGGTCTCTCTGWggtctcttcctcctcctcctcttcctccacggCGGGTCACATGATGTACCCCGGCGGTCCCACGGTGATGTACGCCACCCCAAGCCCCTCTCTGCTCAACGCCTTCCCCCCCGGCCATGCCCCGCCCCACGACCCAG GTGCGGTCCAGCAGGTCTTCCTCACATCTCTTCCTCCGGTTCCTGCTCAGATCCCGGTTTCTGCTGTGCAGCTGCACccg aactctgcTTGTTTGTCCAGATGGTGA
- the opn6a gene encoding opsin 6, group member a — protein sequence MSLSNATGPGPAWKNHSFSTGGGRDPPLSDQGETIIGVYLLLLGWMSWFGNSIVLFVLLRQRASLQPTDYLTFNLAVSDASISVFGYSRGIIEIFNVFQDSSHLVSSVWTCQVDGFFTLVFGLSSIYTLTVISFTRYIKGCHPNRAHRITRSSVFVSLLYIWVTAGFWSAAPLLGWGSYTDRGYGTCEIDWSKASYSAVYRSYIISIFVFCFFVPVLIMLFCYVSIINTVKRGNALSANGDLTDRQRKIERDVTIVSIVICTAFILAWSPYAVVSMWSACGFHVPNLTSIFTRLFAKSASFYNPLIYFGLSSKFRKDVAILLPCTQNAKDAVRLKRFRPKAEGHGRRATGGARFKGPLNHSEKKYSPMNQSPATPGCGKETPPPGTAPADAKEVFFINMAAAPEASSEFECVRL from the exons ATGTCCCTTAGCAACGCCACCGGACCCGGACCCGCCTGGAAGAATCACAGCTTCAGCACCGGGGGGGGCAGAGACCCCCCTCTCTCTGACCAGGGAGAGACTATCATCGGGGTCTACCTCCTGCTGCTGG GGTGGATGTCCTGGTTTGGGAACAGCATCGTCCTCTTTGTCCTCCTGAGACAGAGAGCGTCTCTGCAGCCCACTGACtatctgacctttaacctcgcCGTCTCCGATGCCAGCATCTCCGTGTTTGGCTACTCCAGAGGCATCATTGAGATCTTCAACGTGTTCCAGGACAGCAGCCACCTCGTCTCCTCCGTCTGGACCTGCCAG GTGGACGGGTTCTTCACACTGGTGTTTGGTCTCAGCAGCATCTACACCCTGACGGTGATCAGCTTCACCCGCTACATTAAAGGGTGCCACCCCAACAGAG CTCATCGCATCACCAGGAGCTCTGTCTTCGTCTCTCTGCTCTACATCTGGGTCACGGCCGGGTTCTGGTCCGCAGCGCCGCTGCTAGGCTGGGGCAGCTACACAG atcGGGGGTACGGTACTTGTGAGATCGACTGGTCCAAAGCCAGCTACTCTGCCGTCTACCGGTCTTACATCATCTCCATCTTCGTCTTCTGCTTCTTCGTGCCGGTCCTCATCATGCTCTTCTGCTACGTGTCCATCATCAACACGGTGAAGAGGGGCAACGCCCTTTCTGCCAACGGAGACCTGACCGACCGGCAGAGGAAGATCGAGAGAGATGTCACCATC GTCTCCATAGTGATCTGCACGGCCTTCATCCTGGCCTGGTCTCCCTATGCAGTGGTCTCCATGTGGTCCGCCTGCGGTTTCCACGTGCCCAATCTGACCAGTATCTTCACTCGCCTCTTCGCCAAGTCCGCCAGCTTCTACAACCCCCTGATCTACTTCGGCCTCAGCTCCAAGTTCCGTAAAGACGTGGCCATCTTGCTTCCCTGCACCCAGAACGCCAAAGACGCCGTCAGGCTGAAGCGCTTCAGACCAAAGGCAGAAGGTCACGGCCGCCGCGCCACAGGAGGAGCCAGATTCAAAGGTCCCCTGAACCACTCTGAAAAGAAATACTCCCCGATGAACCAGAGCCCTGCCACCCCGGGCTGTGGCAAGGAGACGCCGCCGCCTGGCACTGCACCAGCTGACGCCAAGGAGGTGTTCTTCATCAACATGGCCGCTGCGCCTGAGGCCAGCTCTGAGTTTGAGTGTGTCAGACTCTGA